Proteins encoded in a region of the Vicia villosa cultivar HV-30 ecotype Madison, WI linkage group LG5, Vvil1.0, whole genome shotgun sequence genome:
- the LOC131604290 gene encoding IQ domain-containing protein IQM6-like, producing MKKSSIFSEKKQKLVFTKPETAISRWSRARKRAAKVGKGLSKDRKARKLALQHWLEAIDPRHRYGHNLQFYYVQWLHCDSYQLFFYWLDIGGGREFGSERCSRSKLQQQCIKYLGPEERKDYEVIIENERLFYKHTGIPVESTKDAKWIFVLSTSKTLYVGQKNKGTFQHSSFLAGGATLSAGRLVAEDGVLKVVWPHSGHYLPTEENFQEFVSFLKENNVDLTDVQKNPEEDDEPGKTNQEHHFRGKSSEKLPSNIETESSSSMLSEEKTEYINEDPSADSNTNPPLFRLSKRLGRKISRLEIPKRDNVTDIFESVLTVHRPTRKLYSPYSDSESYCGYETAEESLIQEEDFMVSKSNSLVEDQDNEEENPIPKEKIMKRIDSHKRMKTYQLANHLSTKLSTGAGPRIGCMRIKLNLDIVMAINSNFIMFSGYTVIVTNLSSIGKIRVKEFGFFCFQKGNSNQANEI from the exons atgaaaaaatCGAGT attttttcggaaaaaaaacaaaaactcgtGTTTACAAAACCTGAGACAGCGATTTCACGTTGGTCTCGGGCTAGAAAGAGAGCTGCCAAG GTTGGAAAGGGTCTATCTAAGGATAGGAAGGCTCGTAAACTTGCTTTGCAGCACTGGCTAGAGGCA ATTGACCCTCGACATCGCTATGGCCATAACCTCCAATTTTATTATGTTCAATGGCTACACTGTGATAGTTACCAACTTTTCTTCTATTG GCTTGATATTGGGGGTGGCAGGGAGTTCGGCTCGGAGAGATGTTCTAGATCAAAGCTTCAGCAGCAATGCATCAAATATTTGGGTCC ggaGGAAAGAAAGGATTATGAAGTAATTATTGAGAATGAGAGGCTCTTTTACAAACACACAGGGATTCCAGTTGAAAGTACAAAAGATGCTAAGTGGATATTTGTGCTTAGCACTTCCAAGACTTTGTATGTTGGTCAAAAAAACAAGGGCACATTTCAACATTCAAGCTTCCTAGCAGGCGGAGCCACATTATCTGCTGGTAGATTAGTAGCCGAAGACGGTGTTCTTAAG GTCGTTTGGCCTCACAGTGGACATTATCTCCCAACAGAAGAAAATTTCCAAGAATTCGTGTCGTTTCTTAAGGAGAATAATGTCGACCTTACAGATGTACAG AAAAACCCAGAAGAAGATGACGAACCAGGTAAAACGAACCAGGAACATCATTTTAGAGGAAAATCTTCAGAGAAGTTACCATCTAACATCGAAACCGAGAGTTCAAGCAGCATGTTATCCGAAGAGAAAACCGAGTACATAAATGAGGATCCATCCGCTGATTCAAACACCAATCCACCGTTATTTAGATTGTCGAAACGGCTAGGAAGAAAAATATCTAGACTCGAAATACCGAAAAGAGACAACGTGACAGACATTTTCGAGTCAGTATTGACAGTTCATCGTCCAACTAGAAAACTATATTCACCATATTCAGACTCAGAATCATACTGCGGTTACGAGACAGCAGAAGAATCGCTTATCCAGGAAGAAGACTTCATGGTTTCAAAATCGAACTCGCTTGTTGAGGATCAAGACAACGAAGAAGAAAATCCTATTCCAAAGGAAAAGATAATGAAGAGAATAGATTCACATAAAAGAATGAAAACATATCAACTGGCGAATCATTTATCGACGAAATTGTCAACAGGTGCTGGTCCTAGAATCGGTTGTATGCGAAtcaa ATTGAACCTTGACATCGTTATGGCCATAAACTCCAATTTTATTATGTTCAGTGGCTACACTGTGATAGTTACCAACCTTTCTTCTATTGGTAAGATTAGAGTTAAAGAATTCGGCTTTTTTTGCTTTCAAAAAGGAAATTCTAACCAAGCTAATGAAATTTAA